Proteins from a single region of Caloramator sp. E03:
- a CDS encoding V-type ATP synthase subunit C, producing MDNTIFAQSIARIRSLETKMIDKAKIEAMVEARDFNDCLRFLQDTQYGSYLLIPSYEEGLKKATADLYREMYKISPIKEVVDILALRYDGHNIKSLIKGKLSGIDTLYLTVDAGTIPLDKLVIMIKEENFRDLPKTLRSYVEKAFENYKNHQDPQEIDITIDKGIYAYMLEIAENSKMEYLLDIVRLMIDIINIKSFIRVNIQERGREFMQKVFLPGGRLDKDLFINNVTDSLESFTNKIIHTDHFKWIKEGIGEYIKKGDLGSIEKYGDNFIIDYLKKAKLVSFGPDPLIAYILARENEIKIIRIILTGKKNEVSPDIIRERLRDVYV from the coding sequence ATGGATAATACTATTTTTGCACAGAGTATTGCAAGAATAAGATCTTTAGAAACAAAAATGATTGACAAGGCTAAAATCGAAGCGATGGTTGAGGCGAGGGATTTTAATGACTGCTTAAGGTTTCTTCAAGATACTCAATATGGAAGCTATCTTTTAATACCAAGCTATGAAGAGGGACTAAAAAAAGCAACTGCTGATCTTTATAGGGAAATGTACAAAATATCTCCTATAAAAGAAGTTGTTGACATTTTAGCCCTTCGCTATGACGGACACAATATAAAAAGCCTTATAAAGGGTAAACTTTCAGGAATTGATACTCTTTATCTTACTGTAGATGCAGGTACAATTCCTCTTGATAAGCTTGTTATTATGATAAAAGAAGAAAACTTTAGAGATTTACCTAAAACACTAAGAAGCTACGTTGAAAAAGCCTTTGAAAATTATAAAAACCATCAGGATCCACAGGAAATTGACATAACAATAGATAAAGGAATATATGCCTATATGCTTGAAATAGCAGAAAACAGCAAAATGGAGTATCTATTAGATATTGTTAGACTTATGATAGACATAATAAATATAAAATCTTTTATAAGGGTAAATATTCAAGAACGTGGCCGCGAATTTATGCAAAAAGTATTTTTACCCGGAGGAAGACTTGATAAGGATTTATTTATTAATAATGTTACTGATTCACTTGAAAGCTTTACAAATAAAATAATACATACAGATCACTTTAAATGGATAAAGGAAGGAATAGGAGAATATATCAAAAAAGGTGATCTTGGAAGTATTGAGAAATATGGTGATAACTTTATAATTGACTATCTAAAAAAAGCAAAGCTTGTAAGTTTTGGACCAGACCCATTAATTGCGTACATTTTAGCAAGGGAAAATGAAATAAAGATTATCAGGATTATATTAACAGGAAAAAAGAATGAAGTAAGCCCTGATATTATAAGGGAAAGGCTGCGTGATGTTTATGTATAA
- a CDS encoding V-type ATP synthase subunit E — protein sequence MAGVDNLKNRLLEDDRKRAAEIENDAKSKADEVINAAKLKADEILEDIKQRAEKDGREKKDRLIARAQLDARNLILSAKQQVIDKVFSLVIERVSSMNNDEYANFIKKLLINNVETGDEEVIFSSKDKERINTNIIDEVNAELKRQGKNGNLKLSSEVRNILSGFILKKGGLEINCSIDSQIRAFRENLEGEIATLLFSK from the coding sequence ATGGCCGGAGTTGATAATTTAAAAAACAGACTTTTAGAGGATGACAGAAAAAGAGCAGCTGAGATAGAAAACGATGCAAAATCAAAGGCTGATGAGGTTATAAATGCTGCGAAATTAAAGGCTGATGAGATTCTTGAAGATATAAAGCAAAGGGCAGAGAAGGATGGAAGGGAAAAAAAAGATAGACTTATTGCAAGAGCTCAGCTTGATGCAAGAAATTTGATTCTCTCAGCAAAACAGCAGGTAATTGATAAGGTGTTTAGCCTTGTAATTGAAAGAGTATCTTCAATGAATAATGATGAATATGCAAACTTTATAAAAAAACTTTTAATAAATAATGTTGAAACTGGAGATGAAGAAGTTATTTTCTCAAGCAAGGATAAAGAAAGAATAAATACAAATATTATCGATGAAGTAAATGCAGAATTGAAAAGGCAAGGTAAAAATGGAAACCTTAAATTGAGCAGTGAAGTTAGAAACATATTATCTGGTTTCATACTTAAAAAAGGTGGACTTGAGATTAATTGCTCAATAGATTCCCAAATAAGGGCATTTAGAGAAAACCTTGAGGGTGAAATTGCAACTCTCTTATTTAGCAAATAA
- a CDS encoding V-type ATP synthase subunit K, with amino-acid sequence MDFTTFVAFLKQFGGPILALLGAALAALLAGIGSARGVGIVGQAAAGLVTEEPEKFGKTLILQVIPGTQGFYGFITALIILSRIGLLSGNLAQLSLSQGFLLLMAALPIAFVGYSSAISQGKTAAAGIQILAKRPEKFFNGVIYAVMVETYAVVALITSILMIVNIKI; translated from the coding sequence ATGGATTTTACTACATTTGTTGCTTTCTTAAAACAGTTTGGAGGACCAATACTTGCACTTCTTGGAGCTGCACTTGCTGCACTTCTTGCCGGAATAGGTTCAGCAAGAGGAGTTGGAATAGTAGGTCAAGCTGCAGCAGGTCTTGTTACTGAAGAACCAGAAAAATTCGGTAAAACTCTTATCCTTCAGGTTATTCCAGGTACCCAAGGATTCTATGGCTTTATAACAGCTCTAATAATTCTCTCAAGAATAGGGCTTTTATCAGGAAATCTTGCACAGTTATCCTTAAGTCAAGGGTTCTTGCTTTTGATGGCTGCTCTTCCAATAGCCTTTGTTGGATATAGCTCAGCAATATCACAGGGTAAGACAGCAGCAGCAGGTATTCAGATTCTTGCAAAGAGACCTGAAAAGTTCTTCAATGGTGTTATCTATGCAGTTATGGTTGAAACCTATGCCGTTGTTGCACTTATTACATCAATACTTATGATAGTTAATATAAAGATATGA
- a CDS encoding V-type ATP synthase subunit I, producing MAIVKMKKITVVAHQSQRDEILDLLQSNGCVQIIDLKNLSEEVEGIGYFKENKTVSQTEIDYNKIKFCYEFLKQHNLEKGSMFAKKPVITKEEFDKIGETVDWQSIYSECKKIDDDVNSIKNRKNKLVIQIEQYSNWSNLDISNNELLKLKNVSYFIGTITKKYEDKIIEELNSSFHDVYIEKISEKQQDVNVFILCHREDSNKISDILKKYGFTKINFELTLAPEKQIKAFKEELEKLDNDLKVLNDRALELCEKIEDIEKVFDYLSSKLELERSVSNLIKTQKTFILQGWIPEFKEDTIINSLSKNFSDAYISFEEPTENDIPPVLLKNNQIVEPFEVITSMYALPLPSEVDPTPVLTPFFLLFFGMMMADLGYGILMLAVGLFMLKKMDLEGESKKIIKLLVYCSIPTIIFGILYGSFFGGIITFKPIWLNPVDNPMDVLKVSIAFGIVHLYVGLGVKAYSLIKSGKVLDAFMDVFSWYIFLSGLIWMLLGSLAGVGGVGIAKITAIAGALIILFTQGRENESIVGKFFGGLYSLYGVTSYLGDALSYSRLLALGLASGLIGWSFNLLVGLLGKGAIAYIFGPIIFVAGHTFNFLIGALGTFVHTCRLQYLEFFGKFYEGGGKAFEPLKIKTKFIKVNTER from the coding sequence ATGGCAATAGTTAAGATGAAGAAAATAACCGTGGTTGCTCATCAAAGCCAAAGAGATGAAATATTAGATCTATTACAATCAAATGGTTGTGTTCAGATAATTGATTTAAAGAATTTGTCTGAAGAAGTAGAGGGCATCGGTTATTTTAAAGAAAATAAGACTGTATCTCAAACAGAAATAGACTATAACAAGATTAAGTTTTGTTATGAATTTTTAAAGCAACATAACCTTGAAAAAGGTAGTATGTTTGCTAAAAAGCCTGTTATTACTAAAGAAGAGTTCGATAAAATAGGAGAAACTGTAGATTGGCAAAGTATATATTCTGAATGTAAGAAAATAGACGATGATGTAAACAGTATTAAAAACAGGAAAAATAAATTAGTCATTCAAATTGAACAATACAGTAATTGGTCTAATCTTGATATTTCTAATAATGAGCTTTTAAAGTTAAAAAACGTTTCTTATTTTATAGGTACTATTACTAAAAAGTATGAGGATAAAATAATAGAAGAATTAAATTCTTCCTTTCATGACGTATATATTGAGAAGATATCAGAAAAACAGCAAGACGTAAATGTTTTTATTTTATGTCATAGAGAGGATTCTAATAAAATATCCGATATACTTAAAAAATATGGGTTTACAAAGATTAATTTTGAATTAACATTGGCTCCAGAAAAGCAAATAAAAGCTTTTAAAGAAGAGTTAGAGAAGCTCGATAATGATTTAAAAGTTCTTAATGATAGAGCTTTAGAGCTTTGTGAAAAAATAGAAGATATAGAAAAGGTATTTGACTATTTATCATCAAAGCTTGAACTTGAAAGATCTGTATCAAACCTAATAAAAACACAAAAGACCTTTATACTTCAAGGATGGATACCAGAGTTTAAAGAGGATACTATTATAAATAGTTTATCTAAGAATTTTTCTGATGCTTATATATCTTTTGAGGAGCCAACTGAAAATGATATACCTCCAGTACTTCTGAAAAATAATCAGATAGTGGAACCCTTTGAAGTTATAACTTCAATGTATGCACTTCCGCTTCCTTCAGAGGTAGATCCAACGCCTGTATTAACGCCATTTTTCCTTCTGTTCTTTGGAATGATGATGGCTGATTTAGGTTATGGAATACTTATGCTTGCAGTTGGACTTTTCATGTTAAAAAAGATGGATTTAGAAGGAGAAAGTAAAAAAATAATAAAGCTGCTTGTATATTGCAGTATACCTACTATAATCTTTGGAATTTTGTATGGAAGCTTTTTTGGAGGTATAATAACATTTAAACCTATTTGGCTAAATCCTGTAGATAATCCTATGGATGTGCTTAAAGTTTCAATAGCCTTTGGTATAGTTCATCTTTATGTAGGCCTTGGAGTAAAAGCATATAGTCTTATAAAATCGGGCAAAGTATTAGATGCATTTATGGATGTTTTTTCCTGGTATATATTCCTTTCAGGCCTAATATGGATGCTTTTAGGTTCCCTTGCAGGAGTTGGAGGAGTTGGTATTGCAAAGATAACGGCAATAGCTGGAGCCCTTATAATACTCTTTACACAGGGAAGAGAAAACGAGTCAATAGTTGGAAAGTTCTTTGGAGGATTATATTCCCTTTATGGAGTAACATCCTATCTTGGAGATGCACTTTCCTACTCAAGACTTTTAGCATTAGGTCTTGCATCGGGACTTATAGGCTGGTCCTTTAACCTTTTAGTAGGTCTTCTTGGAAAAGGAGCAATAGCCTATATATTTGGACCAATAATATTTGTTGCAGGCCACACATTTAATTTTTTAATTGGTGCACTTGGGACCTTTGTTCATACGTGCAGATTACAATACCTTGAATTCTTTGGTAAGTTTTATGAAGGAGGAGGCAAAGCCTTCGAGCCTTTAAAAATAAAAACAAAATTTATAAAGGTAAATACAGAAAGATAA